The window TCCGTGGTGAAAGGAATGGCCATGATCGGTTCAGAAGAGATGTGATGAATCGTGTGCCCTTTGCCCATGATCACCGTCGGTGTCGCGGACAGGATGGTCAGCCCGGTTTCGGCCAGAAGTTGGCGGGATTTTCCGGAAATCATGTTTGTGATTTCACCGACAGCGTCCTTCGTATCCTGGATAACATCCTGGATGTCCTCGCCAAGCATGTTCTTCACCACTGCCAGAGCGCACTTTTGCGTGAAGGTCACCGAGATGGTTCCCATCTTGTCCCCGGTCAATCCTATCACACCGGTTACGTCGCCTTTGGCCATACTGTCTTTCTTGACGTAGGGCTTGCCGGCCACGGGGGAGATCATGGCCATCGTGGACAAAACTTCTGATGTGGCCTTGATGAACGACTTGGCGATTTCGATACTCATGCTGGGCACTCCTTGAAGATTGCGTGACAAAGATGTGTCACGTTCACTGCCATAGAGGGCAACATCCGATGTTGAGGGCTGGTTAAAAGATCTGGCGGAGCAGATCTTCCTCGGAACTCGGTCGGGCTCCGCGACCATCATCCCTTCGCGAACTGGCAATCTGCTGCGGCTGGGTTCCAGAGATGAACGGCAGCAGGAAGGTGTCACCTTCCCAACCAGGCCCGGCCAGCAGTCCACTGCGTGCATCAACCCGGGCCATGGTCAAACCTGGTGGGGGGGTAAAGTTCTGCACCGGATACATCTCCTCCACTTCTTGCCGATAGGCCAGCCAAGCCGGCAAGGCCGCCCGTGAGCCGGTTTCCAGACGACCGAGCGGAGCCAGTTGATCAAATCCGACATAAACTCCGGTCAGCAGGTACGGGGTGTAGCCGATGAACCAGGCATCGTGGTGGTTGTTGGTGGTGCCGGTTTTCCCGGCCACAGGGCGTCCCAAGGCACGAGCCCGCCGACCTGTTCCATCGCGTACCGCCTCTTCCAGCATGTTGGTGATGATGTAGGCGTTTTGGGCCGAGATGGCCGGAGTAATCTGCGTGTCTTGCTCCAGCAAGGGGTCACCCCAGGCCGTGTGCACGGAGAGAATTGTGCGGGGGGCGACCGTTGAACCATCCCGGGCAAAAGCGGAAAAGGCTTCGCACATATTCAGCAGGTTGACCGGGATGGAGCCGAGGCTGACGGAAAGGTCCGGGGTGAAATCTCCCCGCAGTCCCAATGTTTGAGCCCGTTCAATGATCTCTGGG is drawn from Desulfonatronum thioautotrophicum and contains these coding sequences:
- a CDS encoding chemotaxis protein CheX, translated to MSIEIAKSFIKATSEVLSTMAMISPVAGKPYVKKDSMAKGDVTGVIGLTGDKMGTISVTFTQKCALAVVKNMLGEDIQDVIQDTKDAVGEITNMISGKSRQLLAETGLTILSATPTVIMGKGHTIHHISSEPIMAIPFTTDHGEFTVEFCFQ